The Chitinophagales bacterium genome has a segment encoding these proteins:
- a CDS encoding TPM domain-containing protein translates to MANAKHFLTDAEKNRITDAIKIAENNTTGEIRVHIENHCNTATIVRAEAVFNMLNMHQTKNRNGVLIYIAVKDKQFAIVGDEAIDHSTPIDYWTALCNELAVNFKNGNYANGIVAIVEKVGKELHRHFPLLHTNNPDELSNEISFDEN, encoded by the coding sequence ATGGCAAACGCAAAACACTTTCTAACTGATGCAGAAAAAAATCGTATTACTGATGCTATAAAAATTGCAGAAAATAATACTACTGGAGAAATTCGTGTACATATAGAAAACCATTGTAATACAGCTACCATTGTAAGAGCTGAAGCTGTTTTTAACATGCTTAATATGCATCAAACAAAAAACAGAAATGGTGTTTTAATTTATATTGCAGTAAAAGATAAACAGTTTGCTATTGTTGGAGACGAAGCAATAGACCATAGCACACCTATTGATTATTGGACTGCTTTATGTAATGAATTAGCTGTTAATTTTAAAAATGGAAATTACGCCAATGGTATTGTGGCAATTGTAGAAAAAGTAGGCAAAGAATTACATCGTCATTTTCCTTTACTACATACTAATAATCCTGATGAATTGAGTAATGAAATTTCGTTTGATGAGAACTAG
- a CDS encoding RNA 2'-phosphotransferase: protein MTSDKQAKQISKFLSFILRHQPETIGIELDQNGWADIDELIEKSNLYNHQYGIKINRVLLNHIVATNAKQRFAINETSNKIRANQGHSIDINLGYINQKPPEILYHGTSKNTVDAILKDGLKKQNRQHVHLSKDIETAIQVGQRHGKPFVFIVLAETMYNDNYAFYISDNGVWLTDYVPVKYLKPYQ, encoded by the coding sequence ATAACAAGTGATAAACAAGCAAAACAAATCAGTAAATTCTTAAGTTTTATATTGCGTCATCAACCAGAAACAATAGGCATTGAACTAGACCAAAATGGTTGGGCTGATATTGATGAGTTGATTGAAAAATCAAATCTATACAATCACCAATACGGAATAAAAATTAATCGTGTGCTGTTAAATCATATTGTTGCTACAAATGCTAAGCAAAGGTTTGCAATAAATGAAACTAGTAATAAAATAAGAGCCAATCAAGGACATTCTATTGATATCAACTTAGGTTACATTAATCAAAAACCACCTGAAATACTTTACCATGGTACTAGCAAAAATACTGTTGATGCTATACTTAAAGATGGACTTAAAAAACAAAACAGACAACATGTTCATTTAAGTAAAGACATTGAAACAGCTATACAAGTGGGACAAAGGCATGGCAAACCGTTTGTGTTTATTGTACTTGCCGAAACAATGTATAATGACAATTACGCTTTTTATATTTCAGACAATGGTGTTTGGCTTACTGATTATGTACCTGTAAAATACTTAAAACCATACCAATAA
- a CDS encoding sulfotransferase, which produces MNYLFVFGAGRTGTTLVLRMIDKNSTVQIFPQETHAFPWLWKGNTLNIPSHISTPKEFATYILEKYPLVNFGWKGSQYFPVLQQLVSDIEQQSTLPKNAADFMQFVIERNIDSSIQYIGEKTPAHGYYYQPILNHFKNSKVIFTIRDPRATAYSELVKRNIEHLNLDDFNIYNYIIKYNTIYQQIDKVKQKIGSENVMVVRYEDVVLQPEQEIKKICQFLKINFEKEMLEVGVFNSSFGDKFQTDKQFNTENLDRWKGNLSDDIVFLIEKYCSNLMSTYNYKTTHTKGSYDFSLIQQIKMKVAYLANSINSAWFHHFNRNKKYK; this is translated from the coding sequence ATGAATTACCTTTTTGTTTTTGGAGCTGGAAGAACTGGTACTACATTGGTATTGCGAATGATTGACAAAAATAGTACAGTGCAAATATTTCCGCAAGAAACACATGCATTTCCTTGGTTGTGGAAAGGTAATACTTTAAATATTCCATCGCATATAAGTACACCGAAAGAGTTTGCTACTTATATTTTAGAAAAATATCCACTGGTTAATTTTGGTTGGAAAGGCAGTCAATACTTTCCTGTATTGCAACAATTAGTAAGCGATATTGAACAACAAAGTACTTTACCTAAAAACGCTGCTGATTTTATGCAGTTTGTTATTGAACGAAATATTGATAGTAGTATACAATACATTGGAGAAAAAACACCAGCTCATGGTTATTACTATCAACCTATTTTAAATCATTTTAAAAATAGCAAAGTAATTTTCACTATTCGAGATCCAAGAGCAACTGCTTATTCAGAATTAGTAAAAAGAAATATTGAACACTTAAATTTAGATGATTTTAACATATATAATTATATAATAAAATATAATACTATATATCAACAAATAGATAAAGTCAAACAAAAAATTGGTAGTGAAAATGTAATGGTGGTTCGCTACGAAGATGTAGTACTTCAACCAGAGCAAGAAATAAAAAAAATATGTCAGTTTTTAAAAATCAACTTTGAAAAAGAAATGTTAGAAGTTGGTGTATTTAATAGTTCTTTTGGTGATAAATTTCAGACAGATAAACAATTTAATACAGAAAATTTAGATAGGTGGAAAGGTAATTTATCTGATGATATTGTATTTTTGATAGAAAAATATTGTAGTAACTTAATGAGTACCTACAACTATAAAACAACTCATACCAAAGGTAGTTATGATTTTAGT
- a CDS encoding TPM domain-containing protein, giving the protein MRTSTIKHIIFSSILLIASIANAQQALKDDPNIPEAPNPPKLVNDLAGMLNDFDKSRLETKLVDYNDSTSTQIAVVTVESIGDYAIDDYAIRLGRKWGIGNSKNNGILLLIAKNERKIDIELGYGIESYITDGDAKRIIDDIITPNFKAGNYYNGIDEATNAMIGLLQGTYTYESTQNGDFPIFPILIFIGIFILFIIIASKSKGGGSGGGYTGNRGGWTWTTTGGSGWSGGGGGSSGGFGGFGGGSFGGGGASGGW; this is encoded by the coding sequence ATGAGAACTAGTACCATAAAACATATTATATTTTCATCAATACTATTAATTGCTTCAATTGCTAATGCACAACAGGCATTAAAAGATGATCCAAATATTCCAGAAGCACCTAATCCACCAAAACTAGTAAACGACTTAGCAGGCATGTTGAATGACTTTGATAAGTCAAGATTGGAAACGAAACTAGTAGATTATAATGATTCTACTTCTACGCAAATTGCCGTAGTAACTGTTGAAAGCATTGGAGATTACGCAATTGATGATTATGCAATTCGCTTAGGAAGAAAATGGGGAATTGGAAATAGTAAAAACAATGGTATTTTATTATTGATTGCCAAAAATGAAAGAAAAATAGATATAGAATTAGGTTATGGTATAGAATCATATATAACAGATGGCGATGCAAAACGCATTATAGATGATATTATAACACCAAACTTTAAAGCAGGTAATTATTATAATGGTATAGACGAAGCAACTAATGCTATGATTGGTTTGTTACAAGGTACTTATACATATGAGTCTACTCAAAACGGTGATTTTCCAATATTTCCAATACTTATTTTTATAGGCATATTTATACTATTTATTATTATAGCATCTAAATCTAAAGGTGGTGGCAGTGGTGGCGGTTATACTGGCAATCGTGGTGGTTGGACATGGACGACTACTGGTGGAAGTGGCTGGTCTGGTGGCGGCGGCGGTTCCTCTGGTGGTTTCGGCGGCTTTGGTGGTGGCAGTTTTGGTGGCGGTGGTGCTAGCGGTGGCTGGTAG
- a CDS encoding LemA family protein, translating into MKTLKLMLIAISAMFLLPSCSYNNIISQDETVTEAWANVEAAYQRRADLIKNLVNSVKGAKDFEQQTLVDVINARAKATSIQLTADDLTPENMAKFQEAQSQLSGALSRLLVTVEKYPDLKSTALFQDLMNELERTENRINIARRDYNSTVKTYNTTVRKFPSNLTAMIFGFDTKTPFKAEAGAEKAPEVAF; encoded by the coding sequence ATGAAGACTTTAAAATTGATGTTAATTGCTATAAGTGCAATGTTTTTATTGCCAAGTTGTTCTTATAATAATATTATAAGTCAAGACGAAACGGTAACCGAAGCTTGGGCAAATGTAGAAGCGGCTTATCAAAGAAGAGCCGATTTAATTAAAAACTTAGTGAACAGTGTTAAAGGTGCTAAAGATTTTGAACAGCAAACGCTAGTAGATGTAATTAATGCTAGAGCAAAGGCAACTTCAATTCAATTAACTGCCGATGATTTGACACCAGAGAATATGGCTAAATTTCAAGAAGCACAATCGCAATTAAGTGGTGCTTTAAGCAGATTATTAGTAACTGTAGAAAAATATCCTGACTTAAAAAGTACTGCTTTGTTTCAAGATTTAATGAATGAGCTAGAAAGAACTGAAAACAGAATCAATATTGCAAGAAGAGATTATAATAGTACTGTAAAAACTTATAATACCACAGTAAGAAAATTTCCATCTAACTTAACCGCAATGATTTTTGGTTTTGATACAAAAACTCCATTTAAAGCAGAAGCTGGTGCAGAAAAAGCTCCAGAAGTAGCATTTTAA
- a CDS encoding phosphoadenylyl-sulfate reductase, with translation MFASSSFQTHSLPMLHILAQIDNSIPVYFLNTGYLFPQTIQYKDEIANLFNIKVIDVKSATPRNMQKDYAGRLLFTSDPDFCCHLNKVAPMEPILQSHDIWINGVRADQNANRANMKEEQATPQGAMRYHPMLQWTKPMIYAYIKEHNIPKHPLENDGYTSIGCEPCTRKIDLSLMQDERMARWFGLNKTECGLHTELIK, from the coding sequence ATGTTTGCAAGTTCTTCTTTTCAAACGCATTCCTTACCTATGTTGCATATTTTAGCTCAGATTGATAATAGTATTCCTGTTTATTTTTTAAATACTGGCTATTTATTTCCGCAAACCATTCAATATAAAGATGAAATTGCTAATTTATTTAATATTAAGGTGATTGATGTAAAGTCTGCTACACCAAGAAATATGCAAAAAGATTATGCAGGTAGATTGTTATTTACTTCTGATCCTGATTTTTGCTGTCATTTAAATAAAGTAGCACCAATGGAACCTATTTTGCAATCGCACGATATTTGGATTAATGGTGTTAGAGCCGACCAAAACGCTAATAGAGCCAATATGAAAGAAGAGCAGGCAACACCACAAGGAGCTATGCGTTATCATCCGATGTTGCAATGGACAAAACCTATGATTTATGCTTATATTAAAGAACATAATATTCCTAAACATCCGCTAGAAAATGATGGCTATACTAGTATTGGTTGTGAACCTTGTACTAGAAAAATAGATTTGTCTTTAATGCAAGATGAAAGAATGGCAAGGTGGTTTGGCTTAAATAAAACTGAGTGTGGTTTACATACCGAATTGATTAAATAA